TTAAAAATAAGGAATAAATAACGGCTTAGTAACGATAGTAATGTGAAAAGAACTATAATTAAGAGTAAGAATTGATTAAATGGAGTAATGATGGTAATCAAAATAATCCCGAAAAGAAAAGACCCATAATATTTCCCTACAGGATCATAAACAAGTATTTTGAGTTTGGATGTTAAAATAAATTGAAAAAACACCATAAATATCAAAAATAGGACCCAGTAGGGATATATTCCTTTAACTGCAAATACTATGAAAGCTATTAAAACAAGGATAAAATCTGCTGCTATATCCAAATAAGCCCCTGTAGAAGATGTTGAATTTAATTTACGAGCCATGTATCCATCTAATGCATCAGTAAAAATTGCAATGATAAAAATAGCAACAGATAATTGTAATTGACCATTTAGAAATAAAAATAGGAATATAAATGCAAGTATTATTCTTATGGTGGTGATTCCAGAGGGAATTAAATTAAATTGATTCTTTTTCATTGTTATCATTAAAAAGTTTTATTCAAATGCTCTTGTATAATTACAAATATTTTTAAACTTTTATTTAAATAAAATCAATATAAAAAAATAAGATTTGATCTATATGCTTCTCGTAAACCAGCACGATGGTCCAGCAAGGCTTGGTA
The nucleotide sequence above comes from Methanobacterium sp.. Encoded proteins:
- a CDS encoding CDP-alcohol phosphatidyltransferase family protein: MKKNQFNLIPSGITTIRIILAFIFLFLFLNGQLQLSVAIFIIAIFTDALDGYMARKLNSTSSTGAYLDIAADFILVLIAFIVFAVKGIYPYWVLFLIFMVFFQFILTSKLKILVYDPVGKYYGSFLFGIILITIITPFNQFLLLIIVLFTLLSLLSRYLFLIFKNRK